From the Marinomonas sp. THO17 genome, one window contains:
- a CDS encoding cell division protein FtsQ/DivIB — MILVASFQGENSPDTWFAINKIDIQGDLKNTSQVELQQEFSPLLGRSLLGLSVKEALQTVLSSPWIESAEVRKVWPNTLQVIVHEYVPLAYWRDGQIISASAVVITPPTVPDLPLPSLFGPADSSDVVLEQFGLISQVLAPTSLRIAKLTLEPRGAWQIVFRNGLVVKLGRDEILERLQRFIAVYKSDLSGRIEQISSIDARYPHGVAVGWKKKN; from the coding sequence TTGATTTTAGTAGCAAGTTTTCAGGGGGAAAACTCTCCGGACACTTGGTTTGCTATTAATAAAATAGACATACAAGGGGATTTGAAAAATACCTCGCAGGTGGAATTGCAACAAGAGTTCTCTCCACTACTGGGGCGAAGTTTGTTAGGGCTGTCTGTGAAAGAGGCGTTACAAACGGTTTTGTCATCACCTTGGATAGAAAGTGCAGAGGTTCGTAAAGTTTGGCCAAATACCTTGCAGGTGATTGTGCACGAATATGTGCCTCTTGCATACTGGCGTGATGGGCAAATTATTTCCGCTTCAGCGGTGGTGATTACTCCGCCTACTGTGCCTGATTTGCCTTTGCCAAGTTTGTTTGGGCCAGCGGATTCGAGTGATGTGGTGTTGGAGCAGTTTGGGTTAATTAGTCAGGTGTTAGCACCAACTTCTTTACGTATTGCAAAGCTGACTTTAGAGCCAAGAGGTGCTTGGCAAATTGTTTTTAGGAATGGTCTAGTTGTTAAGCTAGGTCGAGATGAAATTTTAGAGCGATTACAGCGCTTTATAGCCGTGTATAAAAGCGATTTATCAGGTAGAATAGAGCAAATTTCTTCTATTGATGCACGTTATCCTCACGGGGTAGCGGTCGGTTGGAAGAAAAAAAATTGA
- a CDS encoding D-alanine--D-alanine ligase, producing MTKSFKESIIAVIYGGRSAEREVSLESGTMIVKALRDKGYQVEAIDLFGANKNLDPIAQLQAVDFDLAFIALHGGEGEDGRIQALLELMGRPYTGSSPLACGFAMDKVLTKRFWKGIGIPTPAYMSFSDKADVASIEQQMSYPLIVKPSREGSTIGISKVANQEELATALKQALQYDSDILVEEFVDGPEFTVTIIDNEAYTPIGLQPSQEHKLYDYEAKYIADDTQYLLPCGLNEADEAELKQLALESYQSLGCTGWGRVDVMRDQQGQFWVLEVNTAPGMTSHSLVPMAAAYLGLDYASLVEKIAQQAFDKAR from the coding sequence ATGACTAAGAGTTTTAAAGAATCCATCATTGCCGTTATTTATGGTGGCCGTTCTGCAGAGCGAGAAGTATCTCTAGAAAGTGGCACTATGATAGTGAAAGCTTTGCGTGATAAAGGTTACCAAGTCGAGGCGATTGATTTATTTGGTGCTAATAAAAATCTTGATCCTATTGCGCAATTGCAAGCGGTTGATTTTGATTTGGCTTTTATTGCCCTGCATGGCGGTGAAGGTGAAGACGGTCGTATTCAAGCTTTGCTAGAGCTTATGGGTAGGCCTTATACAGGTAGCTCACCATTAGCTTGTGGTTTTGCTATGGATAAGGTGCTGACTAAGCGCTTCTGGAAAGGCATAGGTATTCCAACACCTGCTTATATGTCATTTTCCGACAAAGCTGATGTGGCTAGCATTGAGCAACAAATGTCTTATCCTTTGATTGTGAAGCCGTCTCGAGAAGGTTCCACTATTGGTATTAGTAAGGTGGCTAATCAGGAGGAATTGGCAACGGCTTTGAAACAGGCCTTGCAGTATGATTCCGATATTCTAGTAGAAGAGTTTGTGGATGGCCCTGAATTCACCGTTACAATTATTGATAATGAAGCTTATACGCCAATTGGTTTGCAGCCTTCACAAGAGCATAAGCTATATGATTACGAAGCTAAATACATTGCTGATGATACCCAATATCTATTGCCATGCGGTCTGAATGAAGCGGATGAGGCGGAATTGAAACAACTAGCCCTTGAGTCGTATCAGTCGCTTGGTTGTACTGGTTGGGGGCGAGTGGATGTGATGCGTGATCAGCAGGGCCAGTTTTGGGTGTTGGAAGTGAATACTGCACCGGGTATGACGTCTCACAGTTTAGTGCCTATGGCGGCAGCGTATCTTGGCTTGGATTACGCCTCCTTGGTGGAGAAAATCGCTCAGCAAGCTTTTGATAAAGCGAGATAA
- the ftsA gene encoding cell division protein FtsA, translated as MIVGLDVGTSKVICLVGEILADGSLEIVGIGSHSAKGMKRGVVINIESTVQSIQRAVEEAELMAGCNIHSVYVSVAGSHIRSLNSHGIVAVKDGEVQKEDIERVIDAAQAVPISSDQRVLHILPQEYHIDSQEGIKDPLGMSGVRLEANVHLITGAVNAVMNVEKCIKRCGLGVDGAILSQLASSESSLSEDEKDLGVCLIDIGAGTSDIAVWIDGALHHTAVVPVAGDQVTNDISMALRTPTQHAEEIKVKYACAMSSMASTDQVLQVPSVGDRQPRSITRHALTEVVEARYEEIYNLILDELRRSGFAERIPAGIVITGGTSLMEGAADLAEKIFQMPVRLSVPDCTKGMSDIVDNPIYSTSVGLLAYGSKEADVAEVAKGMMSKTQTKREASILAPKKETRSSFSATKGWQKLKHWFQNYI; from the coding sequence ATGATAGTCGGTCTAGATGTAGGCACATCAAAAGTTATCTGTTTGGTCGGTGAAATACTGGCTGATGGTAGTTTAGAAATTGTCGGTATTGGCTCTCATAGCGCGAAAGGAATGAAGCGCGGTGTTGTAATTAATATTGAGTCAACAGTGCAGTCGATTCAGCGTGCGGTTGAAGAAGCTGAATTGATGGCGGGTTGTAATATTCATTCGGTGTATGTCAGCGTGGCAGGTAGCCATATACGTAGCCTCAACTCTCACGGTATTGTCGCGGTGAAAGACGGTGAGGTTCAAAAGGAAGATATTGAGCGAGTGATAGATGCAGCACAAGCTGTGCCTATTTCTTCTGATCAGCGTGTGCTGCATATTTTACCGCAAGAATATCACATAGACTCCCAAGAAGGGATTAAAGATCCACTTGGTATGTCTGGAGTTCGACTGGAAGCAAATGTGCATTTAATAACTGGCGCTGTGAATGCGGTTATGAATGTTGAAAAATGCATAAAACGCTGTGGACTTGGTGTAGATGGCGCCATTTTATCTCAGTTGGCTTCCAGTGAGTCATCATTGAGTGAAGATGAAAAAGATTTGGGTGTTTGCTTGATTGATATAGGGGCAGGCACTTCCGATATAGCAGTTTGGATTGATGGTGCTTTGCATCACACAGCTGTTGTGCCGGTAGCGGGTGATCAGGTGACGAATGACATATCGATGGCATTACGTACTCCAACTCAACACGCTGAAGAAATAAAAGTAAAATACGCTTGTGCAATGTCGTCCATGGCGTCTACAGATCAAGTGTTGCAGGTGCCCAGTGTTGGTGATCGTCAACCTCGATCTATTACTCGTCATGCGTTAACGGAAGTGGTAGAAGCAAGATATGAAGAAATTTATAACTTAATTCTGGATGAATTAAGGCGCAGTGGTTTTGCCGAGCGCATCCCTGCAGGTATTGTGATTACTGGCGGTACATCACTTATGGAAGGTGCGGCAGATCTGGCTGAGAAGATTTTTCAGATGCCAGTGAGGTTGTCAGTGCCAGATTGTACTAAAGGAATGTCAGATATTGTCGATAACCCAATATATTCAACCAGCGTTGGGTTGTTGGCTTATGGCAGTAAAGAGGCTGATGTAGCCGAAGTCGCTAAAGGGATGATGTCTAAGACGCAAACTAAACGTGAAGCATCAATTTTGGCTCCGAAGAAAGAAACCAGGTCGTCTTTCAGTGCAACGAAAGGATGGCAGAAGTTGAAACATTGGTTTCAGAATTACATCTAA
- the murC gene encoding UDP-N-acetylmuramate--L-alanine ligase, translating to MMENKVQYDIPTMRRIQNIHFIGIGGVGMCGIAEVLHNQGYKVSGSDLKASSTTKRLAELGIKICIGHEEGNVLDAHVIVVSTAINEANPEIIWGKEHRIPIVRRAEMLAELMRYRHGIAVAGTHGKTTTTSLMASVLAATGETPTFVIGGRLTSAGTNAQLGSSSYLVAEADESDASFLHLQPQTVIVTNIDEDHMDTYQGDFEKVKHTFVEFVHNLPFYGLAVMCVDDANVREILPHLSRPVLTYGIDNEADFYATDITQTGRFCEFMAHRPEGEPLKIRLPMPGRHNVLNALSTIAVATDLGVDAVAIQAGLMGFEGVGRRFQEQQPLKLADQSEVMFVDDYGHHPSEVMATISAIREGWPEKRLVMVYQPHRYSRTRDLYEDFVRVLSQVDVLLLLEVYPAGEQPINGADSRSLCGSIRQRGNVDPIHVGGEADLRSILKNVLREGDLLITQGAGDIGTVSKNLSAQGI from the coding sequence ATGATGGAAAACAAAGTTCAATACGATATCCCGACTATGCGTCGTATCCAAAATATCCACTTTATTGGTATTGGTGGTGTCGGAATGTGTGGTATTGCCGAAGTATTGCATAATCAAGGATATAAGGTATCTGGCTCTGATCTCAAAGCGTCTTCTACGACGAAACGATTGGCAGAGTTAGGTATTAAGATCTGCATAGGACATGAAGAAGGTAACGTCCTTGATGCGCACGTTATTGTCGTATCTACCGCTATTAATGAAGCGAATCCGGAAATTATCTGGGGTAAAGAACATCGTATTCCTATTGTTCGTCGTGCTGAAATGCTGGCTGAGCTCATGCGCTATCGTCACGGTATTGCGGTGGCTGGGACGCATGGTAAAACCACCACTACTAGTTTGATGGCATCCGTTTTGGCAGCAACTGGGGAAACGCCAACTTTTGTTATTGGTGGGCGTCTTACCAGTGCGGGAACCAATGCTCAGTTGGGCAGTAGTTCATATTTGGTTGCCGAAGCGGATGAGAGCGATGCTTCATTTCTACATTTACAGCCTCAGACCGTGATAGTGACCAACATTGATGAAGATCATATGGATACGTATCAGGGGGATTTTGAGAAAGTAAAACATACCTTTGTCGAGTTTGTTCATAATCTACCCTTTTACGGTTTGGCTGTAATGTGTGTCGATGATGCCAATGTGCGTGAAATTTTGCCGCATTTGAGTCGTCCAGTGCTGACTTATGGGATAGATAATGAAGCAGATTTTTATGCTACAGACATTACTCAAACAGGCCGCTTTTGTGAGTTTATGGCTCATCGTCCAGAAGGGGAGCCGTTAAAGATTCGTCTGCCCATGCCGGGGCGTCATAATGTGTTGAATGCCTTATCAACCATTGCAGTAGCGACAGATTTGGGTGTCGACGCTGTCGCTATTCAGGCAGGGTTGATGGGCTTTGAAGGTGTAGGACGTCGTTTTCAAGAGCAACAGCCTTTGAAGTTGGCCGATCAATCGGAAGTGATGTTTGTGGATGACTATGGTCACCATCCAAGTGAAGTGATGGCAACCATCAGTGCGATTCGCGAAGGTTGGCCTGAAAAACGTTTGGTGATGGTGTATCAACCGCATAGATATTCCAGAACACGAGACCTTTATGAAGATTTTGTGCGTGTCTTATCGCAAGTAGATGTGTTGCTATTGTTGGAGGTTTATCCTGCGGGTGAGCAGCCAATAAATGGCGCTGACAGTCGTTCTCTTTGTGGCAGTATTCGCCAACGGGGCAATGTGGATCCAATTCATGTTGGTGGTGAGGCGGATTTGCGTTCTATTCTCAAGAACGTTTTACGTGAAGGGGATTTGTTAATTACTCAAGGCGCGGGAGATATCGGAACTGTGTCAAAAAATCTGTCGGCGCAAGGGATCTAA